The Pyxidicoccus sp. MSG2 DNA segment GCCGTCAACGCCGAGCGCGCCGCCCGGGGCGCCCCCGGCCTGCGCATGGGGGTGGGCGTCCACTCCGGCCCGGCCATCCTCGGCAACATCGGCTCCATCACCCGCCGCCTGGAGTACACCGCCATCGGCGACACGGTGAACCTGGCCAGCCGGATTGAAGGGCTGACCAAGAAGGCCGGCGTCCCGGTCCTCGTCTCCCAGGCCACCCGGGAGCGCGCGGGCACGGGCTTCCAGTGGGAGCCCGTCACCCACGCCCAGGTGCCCGGCAAGAGCCAGCCGGTGGCCACCTTCGTCCCCATCCGGGCCCCGACCCTGCTGGCCGACACGGTGGGTGCGGCCCCGTGATCCATTCCCTCGCGCGGGGTGCGGATGGCCCCCTGGTCCCCGCTCGCCCAACACGGGCTTCTGGGGCTCCTAAGTGGCCTACATGGTTGAGGGTTTACGTTGACGCCCCCCTCCGGGGGTCCTTATAACGCCGCGAATTCTTCTCCCTTCAGTCATTGGGTTCCCCTTGAGCACTTTCGCGTTGGACAGGGTCTCCGCCCAGCTCCCAGAGGCGGTGGCGGATCGCTACGTGGACCGGGCTGGCGGCGCCTGGGCCGTGATCCATGCCGACTCTCTTCCGAAGGTCGCCGCCTTCCTGAAGAACGACCCGGAGCTGGAGTTCAAGCTCTTCGGCTCCATCGACGCGGTGGACCGCCTGCACCTGGCGGAGAACGACCCGCGCTTCGAGGTCGTCTACTTCCTCTACTCGCTCAAGCGGAACGAGCACGTGCGCCTCAAGGTGCGCGTGAGCGAAGCCCAGCCGTCGGTCCCCTCCCTGACGTCGCTCTTCCGGGGCGCCAACTGGTGGGAGCGCCTGACGTACGACTTCTACGGCATCCGCTTCGACGGGCACCCGGACCTGCGCCGCATCCTCCTCTATGAGGAGTTCCAGGGTCACCCCCTGCGCAAGGACTACGCGCTGCGAGACCGGCAGCCGCTCATCCCCGAGCGCCCCATCAAGGACATCTTCCGCGGCCCCGGCACCAGCGGGCTCTCCTGATCTGCTGAGGACACCATGGCTGACCACGCCAAGCCCCACGCCCCCGAAACGCCCAATCCGGACACCGACGCGTACGCCCACGAGTCGGAGCTGGAGGCCCACCTCCAGACCAAGCGCATGGTCATCAACATGGGCCCCTCGCACCCCGCCACGCACGGCACCGTGCGGCTGAAGGTGGAGCTCGAGGGTGAGACCATCGTCAAGATCGACCCGGAGATCGGCTTCCTCCACCGCGGCTTCCAGAAGAGCTGCGAGAACGTCACGTGGACGCAGTGCCTGCCCTACACGGACCGGCTCAACTACCTGTCCGCGATGATGAACAACTTCGGGTTCCTCAACGCCGTGGAGAAGCTCATCGGCCTGGAGATTCCCGAGCGCGCCCAGTACATCCGAGTCATCGGCTCCGAAATCCACCGGCTGACGGACCACCTGACGTGCGTGGGCGCCACCGGCCTGGAGCTGGGCGGCTTCGCGCCGTTCCTCTTCGCCATGGAGTTCCGCGAGCTGCTCCATGACCGCACCGCCGAGCTGACGGGCGCCCGCCTCACCACCAGCTTCGGCCGCGTGGGCGGCATCAACCGCGACCTGCCCGAGGGCTGGGTCCAGAAGGTCCACAAGTCGCTGGACCGCGGCATGGAGCTCATCGACGAGATGGACGGGCTGCTCACGCGCAACCGCATCTTCGTGGACCGCACCAAGGGCACCGGCGTCATCAGCGCCGAGGACGCCATCGACTTCGGCTACACCGGCCCGGCCCTGCGTGCGTGCGGCGTGAACTACGACATCCGCAAGGCGAAGCCGTACTGGGTCTACGACCGCTTCGACTTCAAGGTGCCGGTCGGCGAGCACGGCGACAACTACGACCGCTACCTCGTCCGCCTCGAGGAGATGCGGCAGTCCATCCACATCCTGCGCCAGGCGATGGACACCATCCCCGCCGGCCCCATCATCGTGGATGACTGGCGCATCGCCCTGCCGCCCAAGCCGGAGGTGTACGGCACCATCGAGGGCGTGATGTCGCACTTCAAGCTGGTGATGGAGGGCATCCAGGTGCCCGCCGGCGAGGTCTACGACTCCACCGAGGCGTCCAACGGTGAGCTGGGCTGGTACATCGTGAGCGACGGCAGCGGCCGCCCGTACAAGGTGCACGTGCGCGCCCCGGGCTTCCCGGTGCTGGCCGCGGTGCCGCACATCATCGAAGGCAAGATGCTGGCGGACCTCATCCCCACTTTCGACACCATCAACATGATCGGCGGCGAGGTCGAGCAGTGAGCGACAACGACACGAAGAAGCCCACCGGTGACGCGCAGACGCCTCCCAAGGGCGCGCCCACCGACACCCCCGCGGCGAAGATTGGCCCCGAGCCGTCCAACCCGCCGGCCGGAGCGAAGCTGGACACGCCCCCCGCGGCGGCCAGCGGCCCCACCGGCACGCCCAAGCCGCCGCCTCCCGCGGGCCCGCCGCCCAAGCCGGCGCCGAAGAATCCGGGCTTCGTCACCTTCACCGTCGACGGCCGCGAAGTCGTGGTGAAGCCGGGGACGAACATGATCGAGGCGGCCAAGCTGGTCGGCTCGGAGATTCCCTACTACTGCTACCACCCGCGGCTCTCCATCGCCGCCAACTGCCGCATCTGCCTCATCGAGGCGTCCAACGCGCCCAAGCTGGTGCCCGCGTGCCAGACGCCGATCGCCGAGGGCGTGGTCATCAAGACCACGACGCCCAAGGTGAAGGAGCAGCAGCGCTCGGTGATGGAGTTCCTGCTGCTCAACCACCCGGTCGACTGCTCCATCTGCGACCAGGCCGGTGAGTGCAAGCTGCAGGACTACTACATGAAGTACGACTACCGCCCCTCGCGCCTGGAGGGCGGCAAGACGCTGAAGAACAAGCGCAAGGTGCTGGGGCCCCGCGTGGTCCTGGACCAGGAGCGCTGCATCATGTGCACCCGCTGCGTGCGCGTGATGAACGAGGTGGCCCAGGAGCCGCAGCTGGGCGTGTTCGGCCGCGGCAGCCACGAGCGCATCGACGTGTTCCCCGGCAGCGAGCTGGACAGCAACTACTCCCTGAACACCGTGGACGTGTGCCCGGTGGGCGCGCTGCTCAGCCGCGACTTCCGCTTCAAGGCGCGCGCCTGGTTCCTGTCCGCCACCCCGTCGGTGTGCACCGGCTGCTCGCGCGGCTGCAGCACCTACGCGGACTGGATGTCGCAGGACACCTACCGCTACCGCCCGCGTGAGAACGAGGCCGTCAACAAGTCCTGGATGTGCGACCAGGGCCGGCTCTCGTACAAGTACCTCAATCTGGAGCGCGCGCTGAGGCCGCAGGTGGGCCGCCGCGCAGGCAGCGCCAGCGAGGCCGAGCCGGTGGTGACGCGCAAGGAGGCGGTGCAGGCCGCGGCCAAGGCGCTCAAGCCGCTGGTGGGCACCGCGCAGCTGGCGGTGCTGGCGTCTCCGGTGGCCTCCAACGAGGACCTGCTCGCGGGCCTCACCTTCGCCAAGGCCACGCTGGGCGTATCCTCGGTGTACGTGGGCGGGCGTCCCCAGGGCGCCGCGGACCACTACCTGATGACGGCGGACAAGAACCCCAACCGCAAGGGCCTGGAGCTGATTGCCCAGGGGCTGGGGCTGAAGCTCGAGTCCTTCGACGCCCTGTCCACCGCGATGGGCGCGGGCAAGGTGAAGGCGCTGTACGCCATCGGCACCGAGGTGCCGGGTGACGCGGCGGCCTTCGCGCAGGCGGCGGGCCGGCTGGACGTCTTCGTGGCGCAGTCCTTCAACGAGTCCCCCGTCACGGCGCAGGCCACGGTGCTGCTGCCGGCCTCCGTCCACGTGGAGGACGAGGGCTCCTTCGTCAACCTGGACGGCGTCATCCAGCGCTTCCGGAAGGCCTACCCGCCCAAGGGCGACGTGGTCCCCCACTGGCGTTGGGCCGCGGAGCTGACGCGCGAGCTGGGCGGCGAGGCCGCCTGGGCGTCCGCGCGCGACGTGTGGCGCGAGCTGGCCGGCAAGGTGGCCGCGTTCGCCGAGTTCAACTGGGACAAGGCCTCTCCGCCGGACCGGGAGAAGCCGGGCATCAATCCGCTGCCTGCGGGCGCCGACGGGCGTCCTCCGGGGTACCGTGAGTTCGGTACGCCCCGGGTGAGGGGTATCTAGCCATGAGCCGCGTACTGACCATCCTCACCGCCTGCGTCACCATCGTCGTCACCATCTTCGGGGTGGCGGCGGCGGCGTACGCCGTGGGCGGACTGGTGGAGGAGCACGGGTTCGCCGGTGCCAGCCGGTTGACCAACATCCTCTTCCTCATCCTCGTCTTCGTGATGATCATCGCCACGCTCCTGACGATGGCGGAGCGCAAGTGGAGCGCGTACATCCAGGACCGCGTGGGCCCCAACCGCGCGCGCATCAACCTGCCCGGCCTGAAGAACCGCGCGCTGGGCGGCCTGCCGCACATCCTCACCGACGTCCTCAAGATGCTGACGAAGGAGGACCTCATCCCGGGGACGGCCAACCGCTTCCTGTTCAACCTGGGCCCCATCCTCGCCTTCGCCCCCGTGTTCGCGCTGTTCGCCGTGGTGCCCGCCGGCCCGTCCGTGGAGGTCTTCGGACACCGGGTGGACATGGTGGTGGCCACGCCGGACTTCGGCATGCTGTACGTGCTCGCCATCGCCTCGCTGGCCGTCTACGGCACCGCGCTGGCGGGCTGGGCCTCCAACAACAAGTTCGCGCTGCTGGGCGGCGTGCGCGCCACGTCACAGATGATTTCGTACGAGGTGGCGCTGGGCCTGTCGCTGGTGGGCCTGTTCCTCGCCTTCTCCTCCGTGCAGCTGCCCGCCATCGTCGGTGAGCTGGGCTCGGCCGTCGCCAGTGGCACCGGCCAGGCGGCATACCTGTGGCGCACCGACGGGGCCTTCGACCTGGGCCTGCCGGCGTGGGGCATCCTCCTCCAGCCGCTGGGCTTCCTCGGCTTCTTCGCCGCGTCCTTCGCGGAGACCAAGCGCGCCCCGTTCGACCTGCCCGAGGGCGAGTCCGAAATCATCGGCTACTTCGTCGAGTACTCCGGCATGAAGTTCGGCCTCTTCATGATCTCCGAGTTCGTGGAAGTCGTGGTGCTGGCCGGCGTGACGACGGCGCTCTTCCTCGGCGGCCACCACCTGCCCTTCGGCGGCGAGTGGCTGGCGAGCCAGCCGCTGATGCAGGAGCAGGGCTGGCTGTACGGGGCCATCCTCGGCACGGTGTTCTGGCTGAAGGTCGTCTTCCTCATCTGGGTGCAGCTGCTCATCCGCTGGACGTTCCCCCGCTTCCGCTATGACCAGATCCAGTCGCTGGGCTGGAAGATCCTCCTGCCCATGGGCCTGGTGAATGTGTTCGTCAGCGGCGCGCTGGTGCTGTGGGATCCGTCCCTGCGGGCGCTGGCGATTGTGGGCATCCTCGAGATTGCCTTCATCGTGGTGCTGACGATGACGACCAAGGAACCGGCGGAGGGCGGGGCGCACGGCGGCGCCCATGGCGCCCACGGCCATGACGACCACGGGCACGGACTGCCCGCCGGCGCGCACGCGGCCCACGGCCTTCCGGCCCACGGCGCGGCCCCGGCCTCCACGCATTAGCTTCCCACCGGCGCTCCAGGCACACCGGGAATCGAGAACACCATCATGGCCTACAATGTGAGCAAGGACCCCCGCACGGACATCCGCGAGCGGGCGTACGTGCCCGAGCTGCTGCGCGGGCTGGCCATCACCACGAAGCACTTCTTCCGCAACCTCTTCGGCACGCGCGACACCAACGTGCGCGTGGAAGACCGCACAGGCACCAGCCTGATGACGACGGTGCAGTACCCCGAGGAGAAGCAGATCTACCCCGAGGGCTACCGCGGGCTGCACCGGCTGGTTCCGCGCGAGGACGGCAAGCCGCGCTGCGTGGCCTGCTACATGTGCGCCACCATCTGCCCGGCGCAGTGCATCTACATCGAGGCGGGTGAGTACGAGGAGACGTCCGCCGAGGGCGAGTCTCGCGTCATCGAGAAGTTCCCCACCCAGTTCGTCATCGACGAGCTGCGCTGCATCGTGTGCGGCCTGTGCGTGGACGCGTGCCCCAAGGACGCCATCCGCATGGACACGTACACGCACACCCCTCCGGAGTACACGCGGCAGAACTTCGTGTACGACATCCCCAAGCTGCTCAAGGGGCCGGCGGTGTCCCACCCGTCGGACCCGTGGAACAAGCGCGAGGGCTCCGAGGAGCCGCACCACGCCCACAAGGAAGCCCACACCCGCATTGGCGAGGGGCTGGTGGAGCTGAAGCTGCCGCAGCACGGCGGGGGCCACGGGGGCCACGGCAAGGCGGCGCCGGTCGCCCAGACGGGTGGGCACGGCGGCCAGACGGTCGTTACTCAGCAGGGACCCATCCAGGTGACGAAGTTCCTCAAGTAGATCCGTCTTCCTCACGGGCCCGTAAGGCCTCGTGACTGCCGGCCCGCCCCCCGCTCTCGCAGCGGTAGGCGGGCCGGTGCCTTTTCGGGGTGCAGGTGGTGACGATGAAGCTCTTCAATGGCCCTGGCGCCACACACCAGGACAGCCGTCTTCCTGGCCCGTGCGGAGTACAGGCGGCCGTCGTGTGCCCGAGCCCGTCTGCTTTCAGACACGGCGCGGACTCCGTAGGGTGGGCGCACCCATGAAGCGTTACCGCCTCTCGGTGTGCAAGGGCGCCACCTGCAAGTCCAACGGCGCGGACGCCGTGTACGCCGCGGCGAGGGACACACTGTCCGCCCAGAAGCTGGTGCCGCGCTGCGAGCTGTACCGCGGCGGCTGCTACGGCTTCTGCCACATGGGGCCCAACGTCGTCGTGCGCGAGGACACCGGCCGCAAGCGAGACCCGCTGTCCCCGGAGGACTACCAGCTCATGGGCTGGCCGGGAGAGGTGTACTACTCCCACATGACGCCGGAGAAGATGGGGCGCGTGGTGGAGGAGCACATCGCGAAGGACGCGCCGGTGAAGGAGCTGTTCGGCCAGCCGGACTCCGACTGCGACGACGACGGCTGACTCACGCGGCGGCGGCGGTGGGCCCCGAGTCCTCCAGGCCGTGCACGCCGTCCCAGTCCGCGGGCGGAGGCGTGACGAGGTAGCGGGCGCAGCGGCCCACGTACACGGCGGCGACGGTGTCGTGGAAGTCCATGCTGGCGCGCTCGAAGAGGGCGTGGGCCTCGGCGAAGCGGCGCTGGTGGTATGCGGTGAGGGCCTGCTCGTGCAGGGCGAGCTGCTCCTGCATGCGCGGGGTGATTTCGCCGCGGCGCCCCAGCAATTCGTGCACGCGCACCGGCTGCGAGCGGCCCTTGAAGCGCACGTGGTCCACCATGCGGAAGACGTAGCTGTCACTGGCGAGCTGGGCCGCGGCGTCCCCCACCAGCACCCAGGTGCCGTACACCTTGTTGACGGACTCCAGCCGCGCGGCGAGCCCCACCGCGTCCCCGAGCACGGTGTAGTTGGACTTGAGCTGGCTGCCCATGTCGCCCACCACCACCTCGCCGGTGTCGATGCCGGCGCGGAAGCTGAGGCGGCGGCCGAACTTCTTCTCCCAGGCGTCCTGCTTGTCGGCGAGCACCGCGCGCAGCTTCAGCGCGGCCTCGCAGGCCAGGTGCGCGTGCCTGTCGGTGCGCACGGGCGCGCCCCAGAAGGCCATCACGGAGTCGCCGATGTACTTGTCCACCTGCCCCGCCGTGGAGCGCACCACCGCGGCCATCTCCGTGAGGTACTCGTTGAAGAGGCCCACGAGCTGCTCGGGGGACAGGCCCTCCGACAGGCGGGTGAAGCCCTCGATGTCGCAGACGTACACGGACATCTTGCGGCGCTCGGGGCGCATCAGATTCAGGTCACGCGCCACCAGCCGGGCCACGTCCGGGCTGACGTAGCGGCCGAGCGCGTTGTGGACGAAGTCGCGCACCTCGCGCTCGGTGCTGAAGGCGTAGAGGAGCGTGACGACGAAGGCGCCCACCATGGCCATCAGCGGGCCGGCCATGGCAATCCACAGCCGCTGCTCGATGAAGACGTAGGAGGACACCGCCGCGTAGCCCGCGCCGGCCGCGACGAGCATGCCGACGTAGAGCACCGCGCCGCGCACCGAGCGCAACAGGAAGCTGAGCGACAGCGCGAGGAAGGCCCCCGAGAAGGCGAGGCCCACGGTGAGCATCAGGTCCAGGTCCGGCGGGGCGCGGGTGATGCCCTCCGAGCGGAGGATGTTGGCCAGCGCCTGCCCGAGGATGGCGCCGCCGGGCGTCTCCGGGCCGATGGGTGTGGAGCGCAGGTGGCCGCCCTCCCCCGCCGTGCGGGTGAGGACGACGGTGCGGCCCTCCAAATCATTGTCGAAGCGCGCGGGGCGCTCGCCCGCCACGTCGAAGACGTTGAGCAACACGTTCCACGCGCGGATGGAGCGGGCGAGCGAGCCGCGAGAGCCCCGGCCCGCGGTGGGCGCGTCCCAGCGCAGCAGGCTGAAGCCCGACGCGTCCATGGGCACCGAGTACGCCTCCCCCACGTGCAGCCGGCCGTCCGCGTAGCGCAGCGTACGCGTGTTGGCCAGGCGCATGGCCGCGGCCAGCGGCAGCGAGGGCAGCACGTGCCGCTGCCCCCGGACGGTGTAGGCCACCAACTGGGGCACGGCGCGCACCACGCCATCCGGGTCCGCGGGGAGGGTG contains these protein-coding regions:
- a CDS encoding NADH-quinone oxidoreductase subunit C codes for the protein MDRVSAQLPEAVADRYVDRAGGAWAVIHADSLPKVAAFLKNDPELEFKLFGSIDAVDRLHLAENDPRFEVVYFLYSLKRNEHVRLKVRVSEAQPSVPSLTSLFRGANWWERLTYDFYGIRFDGHPDLRRILLYEEFQGHPLRKDYALRDRQPLIPERPIKDIFRGPGTSGLS
- the nuoD gene encoding NADH dehydrogenase (quinone) subunit D — translated: MADHAKPHAPETPNPDTDAYAHESELEAHLQTKRMVINMGPSHPATHGTVRLKVELEGETIVKIDPEIGFLHRGFQKSCENVTWTQCLPYTDRLNYLSAMMNNFGFLNAVEKLIGLEIPERAQYIRVIGSEIHRLTDHLTCVGATGLELGGFAPFLFAMEFRELLHDRTAELTGARLTTSFGRVGGINRDLPEGWVQKVHKSLDRGMELIDEMDGLLTRNRIFVDRTKGTGVISAEDAIDFGYTGPALRACGVNYDIRKAKPYWVYDRFDFKVPVGEHGDNYDRYLVRLEEMRQSIHILRQAMDTIPAGPIIVDDWRIALPPKPEVYGTIEGVMSHFKLVMEGIQVPAGEVYDSTEASNGELGWYIVSDGSGRPYKVHVRAPGFPVLAAVPHIIEGKMLADLIPTFDTINMIGGEVEQ
- a CDS encoding 2Fe-2S iron-sulfur cluster-binding protein encodes the protein MSDNDTKKPTGDAQTPPKGAPTDTPAAKIGPEPSNPPAGAKLDTPPAAASGPTGTPKPPPPAGPPPKPAPKNPGFVTFTVDGREVVVKPGTNMIEAAKLVGSEIPYYCYHPRLSIAANCRICLIEASNAPKLVPACQTPIAEGVVIKTTTPKVKEQQRSVMEFLLLNHPVDCSICDQAGECKLQDYYMKYDYRPSRLEGGKTLKNKRKVLGPRVVLDQERCIMCTRCVRVMNEVAQEPQLGVFGRGSHERIDVFPGSELDSNYSLNTVDVCPVGALLSRDFRFKARAWFLSATPSVCTGCSRGCSTYADWMSQDTYRYRPRENEAVNKSWMCDQGRLSYKYLNLERALRPQVGRRAGSASEAEPVVTRKEAVQAAAKALKPLVGTAQLAVLASPVASNEDLLAGLTFAKATLGVSSVYVGGRPQGAADHYLMTADKNPNRKGLELIAQGLGLKLESFDALSTAMGAGKVKALYAIGTEVPGDAAAFAQAAGRLDVFVAQSFNESPVTAQATVLLPASVHVEDEGSFVNLDGVIQRFRKAYPPKGDVVPHWRWAAELTRELGGEAAWASARDVWRELAGKVAAFAEFNWDKASPPDREKPGINPLPAGADGRPPGYREFGTPRVRGI
- a CDS encoding complex I subunit 1/NuoH family protein, with the protein product MSRVLTILTACVTIVVTIFGVAAAAYAVGGLVEEHGFAGASRLTNILFLILVFVMIIATLLTMAERKWSAYIQDRVGPNRARINLPGLKNRALGGLPHILTDVLKMLTKEDLIPGTANRFLFNLGPILAFAPVFALFAVVPAGPSVEVFGHRVDMVVATPDFGMLYVLAIASLAVYGTALAGWASNNKFALLGGVRATSQMISYEVALGLSLVGLFLAFSSVQLPAIVGELGSAVASGTGQAAYLWRTDGAFDLGLPAWGILLQPLGFLGFFAASFAETKRAPFDLPEGESEIIGYFVEYSGMKFGLFMISEFVEVVVLAGVTTALFLGGHHLPFGGEWLASQPLMQEQGWLYGAILGTVFWLKVVFLIWVQLLIRWTFPRFRYDQIQSLGWKILLPMGLVNVFVSGALVLWDPSLRALAIVGILEIAFIVVLTMTTKEPAEGGAHGGAHGAHGHDDHGHGLPAGAHAAHGLPAHGAAPASTH
- a CDS encoding NuoI/complex I 23 kDa subunit family protein, giving the protein MAYNVSKDPRTDIRERAYVPELLRGLAITTKHFFRNLFGTRDTNVRVEDRTGTSLMTTVQYPEEKQIYPEGYRGLHRLVPREDGKPRCVACYMCATICPAQCIYIEAGEYEETSAEGESRVIEKFPTQFVIDELRCIVCGLCVDACPKDAIRMDTYTHTPPEYTRQNFVYDIPKLLKGPAVSHPSDPWNKREGSEEPHHAHKEAHTRIGEGLVELKLPQHGGGHGGHGKAAPVAQTGGHGGQTVVTQQGPIQVTKFLK
- a CDS encoding (2Fe-2S) ferredoxin domain-containing protein; this translates as MKRYRLSVCKGATCKSNGADAVYAAARDTLSAQKLVPRCELYRGGCYGFCHMGPNVVVREDTGRKRDPLSPEDYQLMGWPGEVYYSHMTPEKMGRVVEEHIAKDAPVKELFGQPDSDCDDDG
- a CDS encoding adenylate/guanylate cyclase domain-containing protein yields the protein MAVSFGCVLGLLVYLRAPGLAEPKDEASGWAPSAVFDTAQAWLDGWERVSYDWRVRELGERSERPDEAVVVAIDDETLAEARQDDRPGVATQPWPRQLVGGMVHRLVEEGALLVLVDLPFPELSPSACVDPKLSPQTPSGDDGAFRALLDREPGRALLSFSWESQGPRVLPPASRLWPYRVKLGTYATPGEARTRAQAVLAVQRPAFLIPAGNQVEVWGGATDEADGHGLGTRLGVGSAAIEERRAADDTYRVGPTDLFVSLAEVQVEGLDASKLVEVRHLQHPVAPLLGGGSGYGSVTLPADPDGVVRAVPQLVAYTVRGQRHVLPSLPLAAAMRLANTRTLRYADGRLHVGEAYSVPMDASGFSLLRWDAPTAGRGSRGSLARSIRAWNVLLNVFDVAGERPARFDNDLEGRTVVLTRTAGEGGHLRSTPIGPETPGGAILGQALANILRSEGITRAPPDLDLMLTVGLAFSGAFLALSLSFLLRSVRGAVLYVGMLVAAGAGYAAVSSYVFIEQRLWIAMAGPLMAMVGAFVVTLLYAFSTEREVRDFVHNALGRYVSPDVARLVARDLNLMRPERRKMSVYVCDIEGFTRLSEGLSPEQLVGLFNEYLTEMAAVVRSTAGQVDKYIGDSVMAFWGAPVRTDRHAHLACEAALKLRAVLADKQDAWEKKFGRRLSFRAGIDTGEVVVGDMGSQLKSNYTVLGDAVGLAARLESVNKVYGTWVLVGDAAAQLASDSYVFRMVDHVRFKGRSQPVRVHELLGRRGEITPRMQEQLALHEQALTAYHQRRFAEAHALFERASMDFHDTVAAVYVGRCARYLVTPPPADWDGVHGLEDSGPTAAAA